The Oscillospiraceae bacterium genome contains the following window.
TGCCGAGGGCCGAGACATACAGCACGATGGGCTGGCCGACCGAGGTCGTGAGCAGGATCAGGATAATGCAGCCCAGCGCATAGCGGGGATCACCCAGCCAGTTGATGTTCTGGTCGAGGAGGCCCATCGACTTGCCCAGATAGTTAAAGATGCCGTAGTAGTTGTTGAACATCCACTTCCACACGACCGTGACGGCAACAGAGCCGGTGACAACGGGCAGGTAGAAGATGACGCGGAACAGCGAGGTTGCCCACGGGGGCATGTTGACGATGGCGGAGGCCACCCACAGCGAGAAGATGCAGGTGATAGGCACCGACACGATAACAATGATGAGGGTGTTGCGCAATGCGCCCAGAAACACCTTGTCGCCGAAAAGCTCCACATAGTTAGCCAGACCGACAAAGACATCGGCACGGTTCATTGTCGAGTCGAAGAAGCTGGTGAACACGCACATGAACATGGGGTAGATGACGAAGCCGACGAAGAAGATCAGGCTGGGCAGCAGGAACAGATAACCGGCGATGGTCTCCTGCCGGACAAGCGCACGGCTCATCTTGGGCTCGCTCTTTTTGGCAGCTGCAGAAAATGCCAAGAGGATCTCTCCTTTCCGTTTTTCATAAAAAGCGGCGTCCCACCGCTGCGTTTCATGTCAGAGGTCGGACGCCGTAGGATGGCTGCAGATCTTACGATTTACAGTTTGGTTCAGGATGCACTGGCGGCTGCGTTGGCAGTGGTGCAGAATTCGGTGACGGCGGTGGTGACATCTTCGTCAGCGCCGACCTGCTGCAGCATGTTCCACCAAGCGGTACGCGCCTCGGCCCAGCCGGGGGTGACCTGATAGTAGTCGCCCAGATAAGGCATCAGCTTCTGGTACTCGTTCATGATCTCGTCGTCGGCATACAGGTCAGACAGAGAGTTCTTGACGGAGAAGTAGCTGGAGGTCTTGACGGCCTTGGCAGTCTCCTCAGAGTTGGCCATGAAGTTGATGAAGGTCTTGGCGGCAGCGATCTTGTTTTCGTCGCCGTTGTTGAAGATGCCGAAGCCCCAGATGCCGCCCTGCAGCGCGGGCTTGCCGCTCTCGGAGGGGAAGCCCATGAACAGGATCTCATCGCCGCTGTTGGTGGTGCCGGCAGGGCCGTTATCCTCATTCTTCTGCTGGGCAATGTTCCAGCAGAAAGCCATCTGCAGGGTGCCGTTGCGGAAGAGGGTGATCTCCTCGCCGCCGTTGATGGAGGCGTCAAAGTTGATGCCGTCCTGTGCCTTCAGGGCCTCAAGGGCCTTGACATTCTCGGCAGAGTCGGCGGTGTACTTGCTGTGCGCATCGTCCGTGAAAGTGCCGCCGTAGAGGTTGTTGACGAGAGCACGGGTGCCCTGATCGCCGCCCTGACCGCTGCAGTAGATAGCGCCCACATCGGTCTTGCCGGAGTCGTAGACGGCCTGAACAGCCTTCAGGAAGTTCTCGGTGGTCCATGTGTGGTTCTCGGCATCGACATACTGCATCGCACCGGCAGCCTCAAACACGGTCTTGTTGATGGCCATGCAGTGGGCGGTCATGCAGAGGGGGAACTCGTAGTAAGCACCGGAGGAATCCTTGCAGGCGGCCTCCACGCTGGCGCTGATGTCAGCCTTCTGGTCATCGGTCCACAGGTCACTCAGATCGACCATCAGACCCTTGGCGCCCCAGTTGGCAACCAGACGCTCGGGACCTTCCATAACGAGGTCAGGGGCAGAACCGCCCTCGATGGCGGTGTTGACCTGATCGTCACCGTTGGTGTAGTCCAGATACTCAACAGTCACATGGATGTCGGGGTACTTGGCGTTGAAGTCCGCCAGCAGAGTGTCAACAGACTCGGAATCGCCCCACTTGCCGATGGGGTAGGTCCACAGGGTGATGTCAGCAGCCTGACCGGCCTCCGTGGTGGCGGCGGCCTCGCTGGAAGCGGCAGTAGAGGTGCTTTCAGCGGTAGAGGACGCTGCGCTGGAGGCAGCGCCGCCGCAGCCAACCAGCAGGCTGGCAGCCATACCGGCAGCCAAGATAGCGGATACTTGCTTCTTCATAGTGGTTCTCCTTCTTTTGCCTTTCGGCATTTGTAAGGGGTCACTGCGTCTGCGCCCCTTGTGATGACTCTATTTTAGAAAATCTTTTTCATTTTGTCCAGATGTGAAATCACCAAGAATCAGGCCGTTTTGTGTACAGGTTGCACAAATTTGGTTTCATTTTGTGCAAAACACGGCGTTTTGTGCAAGAAATATCCGCCCGCAGCGGTGAAAAGCTCCCTTTAGCCGCACCACCGCAACGGTTACAAAAAGAAAACAATTTCCAGACAAAGTCTGTTTTTGCCGTTTTTTTGCCATTGTGGGCCGCTGTGAAACGGATTTTTCCTTATAGAAAAAGTCCTGCACAGGCTGCGTGCTGTCCGCAGTCGGCAGGCAGTTTTTTCCCTTGAAAGGGCAATGTTGTACAAAAAGGCATACTTGGAAATGGCGCTTTTGCCTATTGCCAGCCCATTTTAGAATCGTTATAATAAGAGAAAAGAAATATCTTTTCATTTTTGCTGACAAAAGGAGCCTTTGCCATGACCTATGAAAATATCACTGCGCGTCAGGTTCTCTGCTTCGGTGATTCCAACACCTACGGCTACGACCCCGTGCGTGACGGCCGCTATGGCCCCGATGAGCGCTACCCGATGGTGCTGCAGTCCCTGCTGGGTCCCGGCTGGGCCGTTGCGGAGGAGGGCCTGCCCGGCCGCACCGCCGTGTTTGATGACCCCATCACCGAGGGGATGAACGGCCTGCGCCTGATCAACCCGATCCTGATGAGCCATGCACCGCTTGACACCGTGACGATCATGCTGGGCACAAACGACTGCAAAGCGCGGTTTGCCTGTGACTCCTACCAGATCGCGCAGGGCATTGCGCGGCTGACCAAAAAGGCGCTGCAGACCGAGTGCTGGCGCGACAACGCCCACCCCGATGTGCTGGTCATTGTGCCGCCGGTCATCACACCGGCATATGACAGGCTGATCTTCCGCGAGGAGATGGGCCCCGGCTGCCACGAGCGCTGCGCCGGCATTGCCGCCCGCCTTGCGCCGATGCTGCAGGGCCTGCCCGGCGTGCGCTTTCTGGACGCCAACACCCTGCCCGGCGCGGTATGCTCGCCGGTGGACGGCATGCACATGACAAAGGAAGCCCACAGGGCGCTGGCGCAGGGGCTGTACAATCTGCTGACCGGCAGCGCCCCCGCCGCCCATTGACCGCATTATTTGCTTGAGAAAGGACCCCGAGAACCATGGTAGAACAGAGCTTTTGGGAGATGCTGCGCACCAAGCGCGACAGCCTGACAAAATCAGGCGGCATCGTGGCCGATTATCTTGTCCAGCACGCTGAGGACGCCCAGTATCTTTCCATTTCCTCGCTGGCAAAGGCCTGCGGCGTGGCCGAGGCAACGATCTTTCGGTTCTGCCGCTCGCTGGGCTTTGATGGCTACAACGAAATGAAGATCGCGCTGGCGAAGGCTACCGCGACCGCGATGCCGGTCGCGCTCAAGCTGGAGCCGGGTGTGGACACCCAGACGCTGGTCACCCACGCCTACAACACCGCCGTGGAGGCGCTGAACGGCACCCGCAGCGTGCTGGACCCCGACGCCATCGACCACGCCGCCACGCTGCTGCAGCGCGCGCGTCAGGTATACTGCCTTGGTCAGGGCGGCAGTCAGGTGCTGGCGGAGGACATCTGGGCGCGCTTCTCGATGATCTCGACCAAGTTCCGCACGGCGGGCGACAGCCACATGCAGGCCATCACGGCCAGCCTGATGGGCCCCGAGGATGTGCTGCTCTTCGTCTCCTACTCCGGCTCGACCCGCGACATGATGGACACGCTGCGCCTCGCCAAGGAGAACGGTGCCAAGGTCATCCTGATCACCCACTACGATGACGCCCCCGGCGCCGCACTGGCCGATGTCGTGCTGCTCTGCGGCGCGCAGGAGAACCCGCTTGACTCGGGCAGCATCCCCGCCAAGCTGGCGATGCTTTTTGTCGCAAATGTGCTGGTCCTGCGCTACACCCTTGACAATCAGGAGCTTGCCAACCTCTCGCTCTCCCGCACCAGTCAGGCGCTGGGCAGCAAGCTGCTTTGACGGATGCCCTTCCTCCAAAAAAAAATTGCAAGCCGGCGATCTGCCGGCTTGCAATTTTTTATTTTCTCGCCTTGCCCTGCCTTTTACTGCCCGGCCAGCGCGATCTGCTCGCGGGTGATGGGCAGCTCATAGAACCGCTTGTGGGTGGCGTGGTAGATCGCATCGGCCACGGCGGGCAGCGGGGTATTGATGACCACCTCGCCGATGCTCTTGGCACCGAAGGGGCCGGTGCCCTCGTAGCTGCTCTCAAACACGACATGGATATGCCCGATGTCGTTGCGCGCCGGGATCTTGTACTGCATCAGCGAGTTTTCCTGCGGCATGCCGCGGTCATCGTAGGTGACATTCTCGGTCAGCGCCATACCGATGCCCTGCAGGATGCCGCCCTCGGCCTGCACCCGCGCAAGGTTCGGGTTGACCGGTGTGCCGCAGTCAACAGCCGCCTCATAGCGGATGACCTGCGCCTCGCCGGTTTCCAGATCGACCTCGACCTCGGCCGCGCCCACCATGAACGGCGGGGGCGAGATCTCCGAGCTGTGGGTCACGACTGCCTCCAGCGCCGTATTGCTGCCGCACTGGGAGGCTGCGGCGATCTGCGCCAGCGTGGCGCGCTGCGTGCCGTCCTCGCTCGTCACGGCATCGCCCGCAAAGACGACCGCACGCTCGTCAAGGCCCAACAGCCCCGCGCCGACCTGACAGATCTTCTGCTTGAGCTGCTCGGCGCACTGCTCAACCGCCTTGCCGGTGACATAGGTCGTGCTGGATGCGTAGGAGCCGGAATCGTAGGGCGAGGAATCGGTGTCCGCGCCGAGGACCGTCACATTGTCGAGCGGGCACTCCAGCACCTCGGCGGCAATCTGCGCCAGAATCGTGTCGCAGCCGGTGCCCATGTCGGCTGCACCGATCGAGAGGGTGTAGAACCCGTCATCGTTGATCTTCAGGCTGGCGCTGCCCACATCCACACTCGTGATGCCGGAGCCCTGCATCGCCATGCCCATGCCCACGGCGCGCACCTTGCCGTTGCCCATGTCGCGCACGGGGTATTTTTCGTCCCAGCCGATGTTGTCATGCACGGCCTGCAGGCAGCGGTCCAGCGCGCAGCTGGTGTTGACCTGCCCGTAGTAGGCGGGCATCACATCGCCCTCGCGGATGATGTTGCGCTGGCGGATCACAAACGGGTCAATGCCCAGTCTGTCGGCCAGCTCATTGACGGCGGACTCCACCGCAAACAGGCCTTGGGTCGCGCCGTAGCCGCGGTAAGCGCCCGAGGACATGTGGTTCGTGTAGACGACATCACTGACAAAGCGGAACGCCTCGGCCTTGCCGTAGAGCGGGATGGATTTGTGGCCGGACAGGCCCACCGTTGTGGGGCCATGCTCGCCGTAGGCACCGGTGTTGGACAGGGTGTAGAGGTCGATGCCCCTGACGATGCCGTCCTTTGTCGCACCGAGGCGGACATGCAGCTCCATCTCATGGCGCGGGGTGGAGGCGATCTGGCTCTCGTACCGGCTGAAGATGATCTTGCTGGGCTTTTTGGTTTTCCATGTCACAAAGGCGGGGTAGACCTCGCAGACCGAGGTCTGCTTGGCGCCGAAGCCGCCGCCGATGCGGGGCTTGGCCACCCGGATCATCGACTTGGGGATGTGCAGTGCATTGGCCAGAATCCGGCGGCAGTGGAAAACGATCTGGGTCGAGCTGAGGACATTCAGCCGCCCGTAGGCATCTATGCTGCAGTAGGTGCGGAAGGTCTCCATCATGGCCTGCTGGCAGGCGCGGGTGTGGTATGTATGGTCGATGACGACATCGCACCCCGCCAGCACCGCCTCAATATCGCCCGCCCCGCTCTCATCGTGGGCGCACAGGTTGCGCTTGTTGTCGGCCCCGACCGGTGCCAGCGACTCCCAGTTTTCCTCCGGGTGGACAAGGACGGGGTTATCCAGCGCCGTGTGGTAGTCCAGCACGGCGGGCAGGACCTCATACCTGACCTTGATGAGCTTCATCGCCTTATCGACGCATTTTTCATCCTTGCCGGCCAAAATTGCGACAACATCCCCCGCAAAGCGGACATGGCGGTCAATGACAAGCCGGTCATAGGGGCTCGGCTCGGGGTAGGTCTGGCCCGCCTGGGTGTAGCGGCGGCCCTGCTGGTCCACATCCTTCCATGTGTAGATCGCCTCGATGCCCGGCACCAGCAGGGCACGGCTTGTGTCGATCTCCTGCACGATGGCGTTGGCATGGGGGGAGCGCAGCAGCTTTACGATCAGGCAGTCCTGCGGGATGACATCATCCATGTAGACGGGCTGGCCGGTCACAAGCTGCATGGCGTCCTTTTTGCGCATGGACTGGTTCACGGTTTTCATTGGGCAGCCTCCTTCCCCTTTTTCCACGCTAAAAAGTTCAAAATGCCCCGCAGCTGGCCCTCATAGCCGGAGCAGCGGCAGAGGTTGCCGGCCAGATACTCCTTGATTTCATCCTCGCCGGGGTCGGGGTTTTCCCGGAAAAGCGCCAGCGCATTCATAATAAAGCCCGGGTTGCAGAAGCCGCACTGCTCCGCACCCTGATCGGCGATAAAGGCGCCGAACTCGGCAGCCTCCTCCTGCAGCCCCTCCAGCGTGGTGACGCTGCGGCCGTTGACCCGCGCCGCCAGCACCGAGCAGGACAGCACCGGCTTTTCATCAAGAAAGACCGTGCAAAGGCCGCAGTTGGCGGTCTCGCAGCCGCGCTTGACGCTCTTGCAGCCGAGGCTGCGCACAAGGTCCAGCAGCACGGTGTCAGCCGCGATTTCGGCGGTGACTTTTTTATGATTTAAGGTAAATGTGATCTGCATGGTATACCTCCGTCAATTTTCCAGCGCGGCCACGGCACGCCGGACCAGCACGCCGGTCAGGTGGGTGCGGTACTCGGCACTGCCGCGCAGGTTGCTGCCGGTCTTGACGGCTGCCTGCACGGCGGCGGGCATCTGCGCCGGGTCGCAGTCCGGCGTGACAAGCACGGCTTTCATCGGGCGCGCGCCGATGGCAAAGCGGTACTGCCCCTGCGCCGTGCGGGCGGCCGCACAGGTCAGGATCGGGAAATCGGTCTGGGTCGCGCGCACCGACTGGTACTGCACCTTCAGCCCCGGCGTCTTGCGCAGGCAGATGTGGGTCAGAATATCGCGGTCATAGGGCATCGCGGCAAACTGCGCCAGCGGCATCCGGCCCGCCCTGTACAGCTCGACCTCGCAGTCCAGCGCCAAAAACAGCGTCAGCACATCGGAAAAGCCGAACCGGCCATAGATGCTGCCGCCCACCGTGGCGCAGTTGCGGAACTGCACGCCGACAATGTGGCGCACAGCCTCCCGCACAGCCCCCGCGGTGTAGGCATTCAGGGCGGCGTTCGTTTCCAGATCGCGCAGCGTTGCCATAGCGCCGATGATGATCTCGGTGTCAGTCTCCTCGATCGTATCCAGCCCCAAGGCCGACAGGTCGATGGCCGTGCCGACATTGATCTTTTCCATCTTGAGCCAGAGCATACCGCCCAGCACGCGGTTGGGCTTTTTCTGGTTCAGCTGCCATGCCTCCTCCAGCGTGGCGGGGCGGGCATATTCGCGTATCGTCATCATGGGTCAATCTCCGTTTTTTCTGTTTTGGGCGAAAAAATCACACTTTTCGTGGATAGGTACTTTTATTCTACCATAAAATCTGGTATAATACCGTTGTTGTTTTAAAAATACAACGATATTTTTTATTGCATGAGGGAAGAAGATTCATGAAAATGACCAAAATGACCGCTCTGCTGCTGGCCGCCGCCATGGCGCTGACCGCCTGCGGCAGCACCGCCGCCGTAAGCAGCGAGGCCGCCGCCTCCGCCACCGCTGCCCCCGAGGTCACCGCCAGCCCCGAGGAGGCTGCCGCTGCACCCACTGCCGCCGATACCGCCGTCACCTACCCGCTGACCGTCACCGACCAGCTGGGCCGCGAGGTCACCATCGAGACCGAGCCCAAGACGCTGGCCAGCGGCTACTACATCTCCACCAGCCTGCTCATCGCCCTCGGCGTGCAGGACGAGCTGGTCGGCGTCGAGGCCAAGGCCGACAAGCGCACGATCTACAGCCTCTCCGCACCTGAGCTGCAGAGCCTGCCCAGCATCGGCACCGCCAAGGAGTTTGACCTTGAGGGCTGCGCCGCGCTGACCCCCGACCTTGTCATCGTGCCCGCCAAGCTGAAGGATTCCATCCCCCAGATGGAGGAGCTGGGCCTGACCGTGCTGGCCGTCAAGCCGGAGAATCAGGACAAGCTGTACGGTGCCATCGACCTGCTGGCACAGGCCACCAACACCGTTGCCCGCGGTGAGGCGCTGAAGTCCGCGATCGAGGACAACCTGCTCAGCCTGCGCGAGGCCATCGGCGATGCCGAGGCCCCCACCGTCTACATGGCCGGCAACAGCTCTGTGCTGCAGACCGCCGGCCCCGCCATGTACCAGAACTATATGATCGAGAACGCCGGCGGTCTCAACGCCGCCGCCAGTGTCGAGGACACCTACTGGGCCGAGGTCTCCTATGAGCAGGTGCTGGACTGGGACCCCGACTACATCATTCTGGCGTCCGATGCCGACTATGATGTCGATTCCGTCCTGAACGATGCCGCACTGGCCGACTGCACCGCCGTCAAGGAGGGCCATGTCTACCAGCTGCCCCACGCCATCGAGGCTGTGGACTCCCCCGTGCCCGGCAGCTTCCTGGGCAGCGTCTATCTGGGCAGTGTGCTGCATCCCGAGCAGGTGAGTGAGCAGTTCTACCATGACTGCGCCGATGCCTTCTACTCGGCCTACTACGGCTTCACCCCTGCCTCCTATGAATAACCGCAAGCGCACGGCGCTGTGCCTTCTGGGCGCAGCGCTCTGCGTTTTTATGGCTTTTGGTGCGGCCCTTGCGCTGGGCCGCTACCCCATAACACCGGCAGCGCTGCTGGCCGGTGATGCCATGGCGGTGCGCACCTTCACCGTGCTGCGGCTGCCCCGCGCCGTCATGGCGCTGGTCGGCGGCTTTGGGCTGGGGGCGGCCGGCTTTGTCTACCAGACCGTATTCCGCAACCCGCTGGCAAGCCCCGACATCATCGGCGTATCCTCGGGGGCCAGTGTCGGCGCGGCGTTCGCCATCCTGTTCGTATCGTCAGGGGCGCTGTCCACCACGGTCTGCGCCTTTGCGGGCGGGCTGGCGGCGGTGTTCCTCTCGCTGGGGCTGGCCGCCGCCGCGCCGGGGCGCAGCAAAATGTCGCTGGTGCTGGCGGGCATCGCCGTCCACGCGCTGGCCCAGACGCTGCTGATGCTGCTCAAGCTGACCGCCGACCCCGAGAAGGAGCTGGCCAGCATCGAGTATTGGATCATGGGCAGTCTGGCCGCCGTGACCCGCAGCCGGGTGTGGTTCCCGGTGCCGGTCGTGCTGGTCTGCTGCGCGGCGATCTTTGCGCTGCACCGGCAGGCGCTGCTGCTCTCGATCGAGGAGGGCGAGGCCCGGCTGCTCGGCGTGCGGGTGGGTGCGATGCGCCTGCTGCTGCTGACGCTTGCCACCATGACGGTCGCTGCCGTTGTCAGCGTGACGGGGCTTATCAGCTTTGTCGGGCTGCTGGCCCCCCACAGCGCCCGCCTGCTGGCGGGGCACAACCGGCGCTCGGCCTGCCTGCTGAGCGGGCTGCTGGGCAGCGCCCTGCTGCTGGCGGCCGACACGCTGGCCAAGACGGCAGCCTCCACTGAGCTGCCGGTCAGCATCTTTACCTCGCTGCTGGGCGTACCGTTTCTGCTTTATCTGATCCTGCGGCCGGGGAGGGATGCGTCATGATGCCACAAGCCACGCCCCCGCCCGTGGGGCTTTGCGTGCAGGACCTCACCGTGCAGTACGGCACAGCGGCCGTGCTGCAAGGAGTCAGCTTTTCTGTCCCGGTCTCCGGACAGCTGATCGGTCTGCTGGGGGTGAACGGCAGCGGCAAGACCACACTGCTCAAGGCCGCCGCCGGGCTGCTGCCCCACACCGGGCAGTGCCTTCTGAACGGCGTCCCGCTGGAGAGCCTGTCCACCCGCAGGCTGGCGCAGACCGTCAGCTATATCCCGCAGCAGAGCGGCATCTCGGTCTCGCTCTCGGCGCGGGAGGTCGTGCTTATGGGCTTCAACCCGCGGCTGGGGGTCCTGCAAAGCCCCACCGCCGCCATGCGCGCCGCTGCGGACGAGGCCCTGCGCACCGTAGGTCTGGCCGACAAGGCCGGGCAGGACTACCTGACGCTGAGCGGCGGCGAGAAGCAGCTCTGTATTCTGGCGCGCACGATTGCCGAGGATGCGCCGCTGCTTTTGCTGGACGAGCCGGACAGTGCGCTTGACCTTGCGAACCGCAGCCGAATGACCGCGCTGCTGGCGCAGCTGGTCCACACCGGCGGCAAGACCGCGCTGGTCTGCCTGCACGACCCCGCGCTGGCGCTGGACAGCTGTGATATACTGGTGGTATTGCAGGGCGGCGGGGTCGCGGCGGTGCTGCACCCCAGAACCGACCCGCCTGCCGTGCTGCAAGCAGCCCTTGCCGCCGTGTACGGCCCGCTGGAGCTGCTGCCCGTTACCGACTGCCGGGGCCGACGCCGTCTGGCCCTGCTGCCGCTGTGAGGTGATACCATGAAACCTGCTTTGCGCGTAATGCTCTGCGATGATGCAGGCGAACGCTTTTTTGGCGAGGGGCCCTGCCGCCTGCTCCACCTGATCGAGGAGACCGGCTCGCTGCGCAGCGCAGCGGCGCAGATGGGGCTTTCCTACTCCAAGGCGCTGCGGCTTGTGCAGCACGCCGAAAAAGAACTGGGCTTTGCCCTGACCTGCAAGACCATCGGCGGGCGGGGCGGCGGAGGCAGCACCCTGACCGCCGAGGCCCGCCAATTTTTAGAAAGGTATGAGGCCTACCGTGATGCCTGTGTACAGACCAGCCGCGAGCTCTATTCTGCGTTCTTTTCTGGCCAGCGGTAAGCGCCATCTGCTGCTGACCGGCGGGCGCGGCAGCGGCAAAACAACGCTTCTGCGCGCACTTATGCCATCCCTCTGCCCCGATGCCCCGATGCTTCTCACCGCTGCTGTCCCGGGCAGATGGGTCGAGATGCGCGATACAGCCGCCGGGGCAGCGGCGGTCATCGGCAGGTTTGATGCCGCCCTGCCCCCCGGTGAAAACCGGATGCGCCCCGTGCCGGCCGGCTTTGCCGCCGTGGGACTGCCCGCCCTGCAGCGGATGGCGGCGGCCGGCGGCTGGGCCGTGCTGGACGAGCTTGGCTATCTGGAGAGCGGCTGCGCGGATTTTCAACAAAGCGTGCTGGATCTGTTGAAGGTCTGCCGCGTTCTCGCGGTCGTCCGCAAGCAGGACACCCCGTTCCTGCGCGCGCTCTGCGCCGACCCGGACGCCTTTGTGTACGATTTGGACTGCCCTGTGCCGCCGCTGGGCTGCATCGTCATGGCCTCGGGGCTGGGGCGGCGGTTCGGCGGCAACAAGCTGATGGCCGAGCTGAACGGCCGGCCGCTGGCTGCCCATGCGCTGGCGCTGGCCGCCGCGCCGGTGTTTGCCGGGCGCATTGCCGTGACCCGCTCGGCCGAGGTCGAGGCCCTCTGCCGTGCAGGGGGCTTCCCCGTGCTGCGCCATGCCGAGCCACGCCGCAGCGATACGGTGCGCCTTGGCCTGACCGCGCTGCTGGCGCAGCAGCCCGACCTGCAGGGGTGTGTGTTTCTGCCGGGGGACCAGCCCTGCCTGACCCGCCAGACGCTGGAGGCGCTGGCGATCGGTGCCGCGCCGGACACGATCCGGCGGCCGGCCGCACCCGACGGCACACCGGGCAGCCCTGTGCTGTTCGGGCGGGATTATTTTGCTGCCCTCCTTCACCTGCCGGATGGCAGCGGCGGCAGCGCCGTGCTGCGCGCCCACCCGCAGGCGATCCGCCTGCTGCCCACCCCCGCCGCCGAGCTGCGGGACATCGACACCCGCAGCGACCTTGAGGCGCTGCGCGGGGGCAAGGGGTAAATGCCGCATTTTTGCTTTATTGCCCGCCGTTTTTCCACAAACAAGCGCCCCGGATGTTGAAACTCTCAGCATCCGGGGCGCATCTTTATTCTTACTCTTTTTCCGGCAGGGGGATCACGGTGTTGTCCCGCTCGGTATAACTGCCGCCGCCCATGTGGGGGCGGACAAAGGGGACGCCGTTGCGGACATAGAAGGTGTTCTCCACTATCCGTGCGTCCGGGTTTTCGGAGGGGCTGATCGTGCCGCCCAGATCGTCATAGCTGACATTGCGGCGGAAGGTGTTGTGAATGGCCTCCTG
Protein-coding sequences here:
- a CDS encoding iron ABC transporter permease: MNNRKRTALCLLGAALCVFMAFGAALALGRYPITPAALLAGDAMAVRTFTVLRLPRAVMALVGGFGLGAAGFVYQTVFRNPLASPDIIGVSSGASVGAAFAILFVSSGALSTTVCAFAGGLAAVFLSLGLAAAAPGRSKMSLVLAGIAVHALAQTLLMLLKLTADPEKELASIEYWIMGSLAAVTRSRVWFPVPVVLVCCAAIFALHRQALLLSIEEGEARLLGVRVGAMRLLLLTLATMTVAAVVSVTGLISFVGLLAPHSARLLAGHNRRSACLLSGLLGSALLLAADTLAKTAASTELPVSIFTSLLGVPFLLYLILRPGRDAS
- a CDS encoding ABC transporter ATP-binding protein, which translates into the protein MMPQATPPPVGLCVQDLTVQYGTAAVLQGVSFSVPVSGQLIGLLGVNGSGKTTLLKAAAGLLPHTGQCLLNGVPLESLSTRRLAQTVSYIPQQSGISVSLSAREVVLMGFNPRLGVLQSPTAAMRAAADEALRTVGLADKAGQDYLTLSGGEKQLCILARTIAEDAPLLLLDEPDSALDLANRSRMTALLAQLVHTGGKTALVCLHDPALALDSCDILVVLQGGGVAAVLHPRTDPPAVLQAALAAVYGPLELLPVTDCRGRRRLALLPL
- a CDS encoding LysR family transcriptional regulator, which translates into the protein MKPALRVMLCDDAGERFFGEGPCRLLHLIEETGSLRSAAAQMGLSYSKALRLVQHAEKELGFALTCKTIGGRGGGGSTLTAEARQFLERYEAYRDACVQTSRELYSAFFSGQR
- a CDS encoding NTP transferase domain-containing protein, which gives rise to MRPTVMPVYRPAASSILRSFLASGKRHLLLTGGRGSGKTTLLRALMPSLCPDAPMLLTAAVPGRWVEMRDTAAGAAAVIGRFDAALPPGENRMRPVPAGFAAVGLPALQRMAAAGGWAVLDELGYLESGCADFQQSVLDLLKVCRVLAVVRKQDTPFLRALCADPDAFVYDLDCPVPPLGCIVMASGLGRRFGGNKLMAELNGRPLAAHALALAAAPVFAGRIAVTRSAEVEALCRAGGFPVLRHAEPRRSDTVRLGLTALLAQQPDLQGCVFLPGDQPCLTRQTLEALAIGAAPDTIRRPAAPDGTPGSPVLFGRDYFAALLHLPDGSGGSAVLRAHPQAIRLLPTPAAELRDIDTRSDLEALRGGKG